The sequence GCATCAACGTGAATTAATGCAGCGCAGAGATAATGATGCACTCCTTGCCCACAACGAGCGTCAAACGGCACTTTGCAATAAACTCGCGTTAAGAGCTAAACAACGTAGTGAAAATCTCGCAATTCTCGGTTTTAATGGTGACAACACGGGTATGAAGCGTTTAATTACCGCCCTACCCGATCACTTAAGACCACAAATTAAAATGTCATGGGACAACTTACAACTGTTAGTCAAAGATAGCCAAACTGCCAATGAAACCAACGGACGGTTACTTGTGATGCAACAAGAAACCATTAACCGAATTTTGAATCGCGATGGCCAACACCAAGAAATTGATTACGGCGCCAAACGCTAAGTAAACTCTATGAGCGGGAGTGTCCAAAGCACTCTATCATAGGCAAGAGTGGTATTGTGGTGACTCCCTGAACTGATTAACTTTTCTTCTTATAATAGATACCTGCCATATCATCAACTATGGCCTGCTCATTGCGAGCCACTCGCGCCTTTTCCTGAAGATGTGTTTGTTTTTCAAGCCACTTTAAACTTTGTTGACGCCCTAACTGTTTACGCCAAAGCCGATCAATACGTTGTTGCTCCTGTTGAAGAAACATGTCTTTTTGAACTAACTTTACCCGCATGGGTTCAAGGGCTTGCGCCATACTTGCCGAATTTTGCCAAAGTAAAACATTGCCGCCTTCTTTAGCACCACGGTAAGTAAAAATCATCTGCGACAGGGCTTGATGCTGTTGTTGGTTCAGTTGGACATTCTGGCTGGAATCTTCGCGCTTTTGACCAAGCTGGGCTAACTTTTTTTCAGCTTGTATACATAACTTAGAGAGATGACGCTGGCTCATATCCCATGACTCCCATCAATTGCTCTAACTGCACTAAACTCTCGGCGAGATTGATTTTAGTTTGCGTGGTTTGACGTAAAAATTTTGCCATCTCTGGGTATACACGTACTGCCAGATCCATTTCAGGATCTTGGCCCGCTTGATACCCTCCTAAAGGCAATAAATCTCTCACTTCATTATAACGGCTTAGAATATGCCTAAATATCTGACTCTGCTCGATACTGCTCGCCGTAGCTATCTGCATCGCAAGACGGCTAACCGAGGCATTAATATCAATGGCAGGAAAATGCCCTTGTTCTGCAAGTTTACGGCTCAGTACGATATGACCATCTAAAATAGCCCGTGCAGCATCAGCAACCGGATCCTGCTGATCATCCCCTTCCACTAGAACGGTATAAAAAGCCGTCAGAGTGCCCGTTGGATGCTCACCATTTCCCGCCATTTCAACTAATCTGGGTAACTGTGCAAACGCCGATGGAGGATAACCTTTTGTTGCTGGCGGCTCGCCTAAACTCAGGGCGATTTCACGCTGTGCCTGTGCATAACGCGTCAATGAATCAACCAATAACAACACTTGCTTGCCCTGATCCCGAAAGGCACAGGCAATAGAATGGGATAAGCGCATAGCACGCAAGCGCATGAGTGGGGTAGTATCTGCAGGTGCTGCAATAATCACCGCGCGCTTACGACCCTCTTCGCCGAGCGTTTCCTCAATAAACTCACGCACCTCACGGCCACGCTCACCAATTAAACCCACCACCACAACATCCGCATCGGTAAAACGCGTCATCATGCCGAGTAATACACTTTTACCTACACCAGAGCCCGCAAATAACCCCAGTCGTTGCCCTCTACCTATAGGCAGTAAGCTATTGATGGCACGGATCCCAACGTCAAGCGGTTGCCTGATAGGTTGTCGTAATAATGGGTTATAGCTGGTATGTGATTGCTGAACCTGTGAAACATCGGTGAGATCGCCGAACAAATCGAGTGGCTGGCCGAGCCCATCAAGCACCCTGCCGAGTAATCCATCACCAATCGCAATCGTTTGCTCATGGGTAATAGGCAATACTCTCGCCCCCGGCATCAACCCCTGAGTAGGTTCGATAGGCATAAGGCAAAGTACATCTCGGTGAAAACCAACGACCTCAGCCTCAATTAAACGACCATGACGTCCTTCTATCTGACAACGATCGCCCATGCCAAGCTGACAACCAACGGCTTCCAGCAATAAACCATTGACTCGGATAAGACGTCCATAAACTCGAGCAACCGGTACCCGTGGCCAATCGTCTTGGAAAAAATCAGCCTCCAATATCGGCCTCATGTAACTTGGCTTCAACTAACTTCATGCAGGTATCAAGTCTTGTTTCAACCGAGGCATCTGCATCGGATTTATTACTGACAATACGACAACTGCCCGCCGAAATATTGCTATCTGCAATCAGATTCCAGCCGCGGATTTTATCCTCAGCCAGTTCTTTTAATTTAATCACAGCATTAGGCTCTAAATGGATCTTCATGTCCGATTGATCATCGGGCAAGGCACTCAGCGTTTCTTCCACGAGTTTGAGGATCTGTTGTGGCTGAAGGGTTAGCTCACAGCGTATCACTTGCTGTGAAACCCGACGGACCAAATCAAGGATCAAGTTTTGTTGCTCACGTACCTGTTTAGCATGCCCATCTTCAAGTAATTCCCGCAAGGCACCAAGCGGCACAAGCAGACTATTAAGCTGTTCATTAATAGAGGTTTTACCTGCGGCAACACCTTCCAGTTTACCTTGATGAAAACCTGCCGCATGTCCTGCAATGCGCCCCTCTTCTATCCCCGCCTCATAGCCCGCATTCTTGCCTTGGAGCACGCCTTCCTCATACCCCTCATCAAATGCCTGCTGATAGCTTTGAAAATCACTACCTGTATCTGAGGAATCAACAGCATCATGCAACGCTGGGAAACGATAGCGACGTGCAAGATTCGGATTTAGACGCCAACGTGAATGCTTGTTTTCCATTAGACAACGACCTGCTCTTCAAATAGCTGCAATTCAATTTCACCCTCTTGCATCAATTGTTTAGCAAGCTCCATGATCTCTTTTCGTGCACCGCTCGCTCGGCTAACAGGTACACCCCCTAATGCTTCTATTTGGGTTTCAATCGCCGATGACATCCGCTTAGGTAGCGCATTGAGCAAGGCATCTTTTAATTCAAAATCAATACCCTTTAATGCGAGTGATAAAGTTTCTGAGGGGACTTGCCCTAGCAAGGTTTGTAATGTCTCTTGTTTTTGACGACCTAAAATAATGAAGTCAAACATGTTATCGGTGACGTCAATCGCCATTTGTTTATCATGGAGTTTAATCATTTCCATCAACTGTTCACGATCGCCCTCAAAGCGATTGAGTATATCTGCAACCTGTTTTACACCCGCCACTTGTGTATGACTTTTTTCCATTGCCATCAACATACAACGCTCGACAAGCTCACGTAATTCATCGACAACATTACGATCCAACTCACCCAGTTGTGCAATACGGACAAGCACCTCATCTTGGCTATCGCTCGGTAACATTTTCAATATCTTAGCTGCACTCTCTGCGGGCAAAAGCCCTAACAATACCGCTTGTAATTGACAATGTTCATGGGTGATTTCCCGTGCAAGTAATTGAGGATCAACCCACTCAAGCCGCTTCACTAGCACTTTGATTTCATCACCGTAAATGCTGTCAATTAAACTTTTTGACAGTCTATCCCCGAGCGCAATGTCGAGTGTCTTCTGTAAATAGGAGCGTGAGGCTCTTGCAATACCCGATTGCTCTTTGTAACGCTGGAAAAAACGACTAAGAACAGCTTCTGCTTCTTGCTGAGTAATACTGGATAACCGCGCCATTTTGTGGCTTAAGTGCTGTACGTCGTTACGGTCTAAATGCGCCATCACCCTAGCTGCACCTTCTTCTCCCATACTCAGCAATAACATGGCTGCTTGGGCGTAATTATCCATCTTAATTTCGATTGAGTTATTCACCGTCTTTATCGCCTATCCAATGAGCTATCACTTCTGCAACACGTGCGGGTTCTTTATTTGCCAATAATGCTAAATGTTCCATCTTCACCGTTAAAGGTGATCCTGGTTCAGGCAAACCTTGGCTGCCTAGCCAATCAGCACTCGGTAATTGATGGGCTTGATTAGGTGCATAATCAACCGTTGGCCCATCAAGGGCATTGGCTGATGCCGCACTTAATGCTGCTGGTTCTATACTAGGGGCAGTGATTTGTGCCGTACGAGTTAAGTGTTTAACCAAAGGA is a genomic window of Shewanella putrefaciens containing:
- a CDS encoding FliI/YscN family ATPase, encoding MRPILEADFFQDDWPRVPVARVYGRLIRVNGLLLEAVGCQLGMGDRCQIEGRHGRLIEAEVVGFHRDVLCLMPIEPTQGLMPGARVLPITHEQTIAIGDGLLGRVLDGLGQPLDLFGDLTDVSQVQQSHTSYNPLLRQPIRQPLDVGIRAINSLLPIGRGQRLGLFAGSGVGKSVLLGMMTRFTDADVVVVGLIGERGREVREFIEETLGEEGRKRAVIIAAPADTTPLMRLRAMRLSHSIACAFRDQGKQVLLLVDSLTRYAQAQREIALSLGEPPATKGYPPSAFAQLPRLVEMAGNGEHPTGTLTAFYTVLVEGDDQQDPVADAARAILDGHIVLSRKLAEQGHFPAIDINASVSRLAMQIATASSIEQSQIFRHILSRYNEVRDLLPLGGYQAGQDPEMDLAVRVYPEMAKFLRQTTQTKINLAESLVQLEQLMGVMGYEPASSL
- the fliH gene encoding flagellar assembly protein FliH — protein: MENKHSRWRLNPNLARRYRFPALHDAVDSSDTGSDFQSYQQAFDEGYEEGVLQGKNAGYEAGIEEGRIAGHAAGFHQGKLEGVAAGKTSINEQLNSLLVPLGALRELLEDGHAKQVREQQNLILDLVRRVSQQVIRCELTLQPQQILKLVEETLSALPDDQSDMKIHLEPNAVIKLKELAEDKIRGWNLIADSNISAGSCRIVSNKSDADASVETRLDTCMKLVEAKLHEADIGG
- a CDS encoding flagellar protein FlgN produces the protein MENSQVNKRELVQSLIRDIRQDLDGYSQLKAMLKHQRELMQRRDNDALLAHNERQTALCNKLALRAKQRSENLAILGFNGDNTGMKRLITALPDHLRPQIKMSWDNLQLLVKDSQTANETNGRLLVMQQETINRILNRDGQHQEIDYGAKR
- a CDS encoding flagellar motor switch protein FliG, coding for MDNYAQAAMLLLSMGEEGAARVMAHLDRNDVQHLSHKMARLSSITQQEAEAVLSRFFQRYKEQSGIARASRSYLQKTLDIALGDRLSKSLIDSIYGDEIKVLVKRLEWVDPQLLAREITHEHCQLQAVLLGLLPAESAAKILKMLPSDSQDEVLVRIAQLGELDRNVVDELRELVERCMLMAMEKSHTQVAGVKQVADILNRFEGDREQLMEMIKLHDKQMAIDVTDNMFDFIILGRQKQETLQTLLGQVPSETLSLALKGIDFELKDALLNALPKRMSSAIETQIEALGGVPVSRASGARKEIMELAKQLMQEGEIELQLFEEQVVV